Below is a genomic region from Nitrospirota bacterium.
AAATAGGGGTCAAGCTGACAAAACTGACCAAGGCTCAAGCGGATTATATCGGAGTCTCCGTAGAAGGTCCGTACAAGGCAGAGCATTATAGGTATTAGTTTTTTTCTGTCATTCCTGCGAAAGCAGGAAGCCAGTATTCTTAGGTTCTGATTTCCCTGATTTAATCGGGGGACGACATCTGGATTCCACATTCCCGAAACATCGGAACGGAATGACATGTTTTTTGTTTTATTTCATGCCTGCGGCTTTATACTGCTGATAGGTAATGACCTTGTTTTTCCCCATTTTTTTGGTCATATACAGGGCGTCGTCAGCGGCCTTTATCAGGCCGTCTTTATCCACGGAGTCGTCGGGGAACATTGAGGCCCCTATGCTGACAGTTACGGAAACTTTGCTGCTGTCATCTTTGCATGTAGAAAAGTACTGGCAGGTTTCATCGCGTATTCTTTCTGCAATTGCAACCGCATCGTCAAGCGAAGTTTCAGGGAGAATTACCGTGAACTCTTCTCCGCCGTAGCGGGCCGCAGAGTCAATACTACGCAGGTTCTTATTAAGGATTTCCGCAACTTTTTTAAGTACAGAGTCTCCTGCCTGATGTCCATAGGCGTCATTAAAATTTTTAAAATTATCAAGGTCTATCAATAACAGCGATAGAGGCCTGTTGTAGCGCTTGGCCCTTTTGATTTCAACATCCAGTATCTCATGGAAGGTCCTGTGGTTGTTCAGCCCTGTAAGACCGTCTGTTCTTGCAAGGAGTACGACCTTCCCGTGAAAAATAGCCCTGTCAATAGCTATGGCCGCCTGAAAAGTAAACATTAAGGCGGTATCTTCATCTTCAGCCGTAAACTCATCGGCATTGACTTTATTGCCGAGTAAAAGCGCCCCGCGCATTTCCCCTTCTATCATGATAGGCACAACCAGAAGATTTTTGATCTGCAGGCCGTCTGATGTGAAATCTCCGAAACATTTGTCTTTTGAAGTGTCACTGCACCGTAGAGGTATTCCCTTGTTCAGGAAATCCTTAATAAGACTGCCTGCCATGCGGTGTAAATCATCAGCCTTATCAGGCATTGATGAATGAAAATGGGAAATCTCACGGCTGTGCCGGTCAATCAGGGCAATAGCGCTGAACCCCGCCTTTATAAGTGTTTTACTGTCGTTTATTAAAGTTGACAAAACGTCGTTAAACTCCAGTTTAAAAATGAGAGAACCGATGAATTCATTCAGGATATTAAGCCTTCTTACAACTTTTTGCTCTCTTATGAGGGTGTTTTCAATTTCCTCTATTTTATCCCTCAATGCACGGCTCATGGAATTGAAATTTTCCGCCAGCAGTCCTATTTCCGTACTGCCTGTTACGGGAAGTGTTTCAAACTGTCCCTGAGCTATTTTTTTTGTTGCTAAATTAATCTGGTGTAACGGCTCTACGATATTTTTCCTGTATATATAAACAAAAAGAAAAATCCCGATAGAGGATAAAAGCAGGGCTGATGCAAAGAAAATATATGCCTTTGTACGTATGGAGCCAATCTCAGTGAGCGCTGCACTGAGCCCGGCAGATTCGGAGTCTGACAAGTTGGGATGTTTTGTAAGAACTGATTGTGTAAGCTTAAATATATACTCTGTGCTTGAGTAAATATGATTAAAAGAGATGACAGCAATTACAATAATAACGGCTAACAGTCCAAATCCAATAAAATATAATGTTGTCAGATTCCGGAGCTTTTTCATATGGTTAAGTAAATTATATTATATTATTTATTCCCCTTTTAATTCCATATAATTTTACC
It encodes:
- a CDS encoding diguanylate cyclase; its protein translation is MKKLRNLTTLYFIGFGLLAVIIVIAVISFNHIYSSTEYIFKLTQSVLTKHPNLSDSESAGLSAALTEIGSIRTKAYIFFASALLLSSIGIFLFVYIYRKNIVEPLHQINLATKKIAQGQFETLPVTGSTEIGLLAENFNSMSRALRDKIEEIENTLIREQKVVRRLNILNEFIGSLIFKLEFNDVLSTLINDSKTLIKAGFSAIALIDRHSREISHFHSSMPDKADDLHRMAGSLIKDFLNKGIPLRCSDTSKDKCFGDFTSDGLQIKNLLVVPIMIEGEMRGALLLGNKVNADEFTAEDEDTALMFTFQAAIAIDRAIFHGKVVLLARTDGLTGLNNHRTFHEILDVEIKRAKRYNRPLSLLLIDLDNFKNFNDAYGHQAGDSVLKKVAEILNKNLRSIDSAARYGGEEFTVILPETSLDDAVAIAERIRDETCQYFSTCKDDSSKVSVTVSIGASMFPDDSVDKDGLIKAADDALYMTKKMGKNKVITYQQYKAAGMK